A stretch of the Panicum virgatum strain AP13 chromosome 9N, P.virgatum_v5, whole genome shotgun sequence genome encodes the following:
- the LOC120688818 gene encoding probable peroxidase 61 has protein sequence MLDVVNNVKTAVEEACPGVVSCADIIALAARDAAAMAGRVRYDLPTGRRDGTVSSAAEVNLPSPSVSFAEALSTFRSIGLGVVDLTTLLGSHTMGFCHCGLIVNRLYNYNSTIPFDPTMDAGLLAVLRSRCPPHVVTTPQNLSRDAIVPMNFDAPLGPLGLDNSYPSVLAGRAVLQIDQELASSGAARRIAAMFASRPGNFRLQFAKSMVKLGGVNVLTGRQGEVRLNCRRFNS, from the coding sequence ATGCTCGACGTGGTTAACAACGTCAAGACGGCCGTCGAGGAGGCGTGCCCGGGGGTCGTGTCGTGCGCCGACATCATCGCGCTAGCCGCCAGGGacgccgcggccatggcggggcggGTGCGCTACGACCTGCCCACGGGGAGGAGGGACGGCACCGTGTCCAGCGCGGCCGAGGTGAACCTGCCGAGCCCATCCGTGTCGTTCGCCGAGGCCCTGTCCACCTTCCGCTCCATCGGCCTCGGCGTCGTCGACCTCACCACCTTGCTAGGTTCACATACCATGGGATTCTGCCACTGCGGGCTCATCGTGAACAGGCTCTACAACTACAACAGCACCATCCCGTTCGACCCGACCATGGACGCCGGCCTGCTCGCCGTGCTCCGGAGCCGGTGCCCGCCGCACGTGGTGACGACGCCGCAGAACCTGTCCCGCGACGCGATCGTGCCGATGAACTTCGACGCGCCGCTCGGCCCGTTAGGCCTCGACAACTCCTACCCGAGCGTGCTCGCCGGGAGAGCCGTCCTGCAGATTGACCAGGAGCTCGCGTCCTCTGGCGCCGCACGCCGGATCGCGGCCATGTTCGCGTCGCGGCCGGGGAACTTCCGGCTGCAGTTCGCCAAGTCCATGGTGAAGCTGGGGGGCGTGAACGTCCTGACGGGGAGGCAAGGGGAGGTCAGGCTCAACTGCCGACGGTTCAACAGCTGA
- the LOC120688820 gene encoding 4-coumarate--CoA ligase-like 7, whose translation MDPRSGFCPATRTFRSLRLPIALPPEDAPVSFPSFALSRLPSPLPAHPAMVDASTGAALSFAALLARVRSLAAAMRGALGVARGDVALVLAPPSLDVPVVYLAVLSLGAIVSTLSPLSTAADVARAVGLCSPSVLFATAATVSKVPVGRTKLLTVVLLDSPQFESFLHEHEPAEADGPPPVQMRQSDVAAICYSSGTTGRTKAVAQSHRRLIASSLQVPSARPRAPGGPVVTLLGVPMFHSYGFHMLMRGVAAAETTVVVTAPRGGAAAVLAAGARCRATQMFVAPPVVVAMARGGGGGPEGFPDLVRVDCGGAPLSSAAASAFQERFPGVELSLALGSTEGGVTSKMVGHQECRRIKSTGRLCSGVEAKVVDIISGALLSIYKQGELCIRSPSVMLGYVGGNETRISAFDSDGWLKTGDLCYFDEDGFLYVVDRLKDIIKYKAYQVAPAELEDVLHLIPGICDAAVIPYPDEVGQLPMAFVVRQNGSNNLTEDQIIDFIAKQVAPYKKIRKVVFVDSIPRLPSGKLLRRELPSPSCHVQDYFLRL comes from the exons ATGGACCCGCGGAGCGGCTTCTGCCCGGCGACGAGGACGTTCCGGAGCCTGCGCCTGCCGATCGCGCTCCCGCCGGAGGACGCGCCCGTCTCCTTCCCGTCCTTCGCCCTGtcccgcctcccctccccgctCCCGGCGCACCCGGCCATGGTCGACGCGTCCACCGGCGCCGCGCTCTCGttcgcggcgctgctcgcccgcgtccgctccctcgccgccgcgatgCGCGGCGCGCTCGGCGTCGCCAGGGGCGACGTCGCTCTCGTCCTCGCGCCTCCCAGCCTGGACGTCCCCGTGGTGTACCTCGCTGTGCTGTCCCTCGGCGCCATCGTCTCGACGCTCAGCCCGCTATCCACGGCCGCCGACGTCGCCCGCGCCGTCGGCCTGTGCAGCCCGTCCGTCCtcttcgccaccgccgccaccgtaaGCAAGGTCCCCGTGGGCCGGACGAAGCTGCTGACCGTCGTTCTGCTCGACTCGCCGCAGTTCGAGTCCTTCCTCCACGAACACGAGCCGGCGGAGGCGGACGGGCCACCGCCGGTCCAGATGCGGCAGTCCGACGTGGCGGCGATCTGCTACTCGTCGGGGACGACGGGGCGGACGAAGGCGGTGGCGCAGTCCCACCGGCGCCTCATCGCGTCGTCGCTGCAGGTCCCctcggcgcggccgcgggcgcccGGCGGGCCCGTGGTGACGCTCCTGGGCGTGCCCATGTTCCATTCGTACGGCTTCCACATGCTGATGCGCGGGGTCGCGGCGGCCGAGACGACGGTCGTGGTCACCGCGccccggggcggcgcggcggccgtgctGGCCGCGGGCGCGAGGTGCCGGGCCACGCAGATGTTCGTGGCGCcgccggtggtggtggccatggcgcggggaggcggcggcggcccggaggGGTTCCCGGACCTCGTCCGGGTCGactgcggcggcgcgccgctgagcagcgccgcggcgtcggcgtTCCAGGAGAGGTTCCCCGGCGTCGAGCTGTCGTTG GCATTAGGATCAACTGAGGGTGGCGTGACATCAAAAATGGTTGGTCATCAGGAATGTCGTCGGATAAAATCAACAGGGCGACTATGTAGTGGCGTTGAAGCCAAAGTTGTTGACATTATTAGTGGTGCACTGTTATCAATCTATAAGCAAGGGGAATTATGCATTCGAAGCCCTAGTGTCATGCTAG GATATGTTGGAGGTAACGAGACAAGAATATCTGCATTTGACTCTGATGGCTGGCTTAAAACTGGTGACCTATGCTATTTTGATGAAGATGGCTTCCTTTACGTAGTTGATAGACTAAAGGATATCATTAAGTACAAAGCATATC AGGTTGCACCAGCAGAGTTAGAGGATGTGCTACATTTGATTCCAGGGATATGTGATGCTGCAGTTATCCC ATACCCGGATGAAGTAGGACAATTGCCAATGGCATTTGTCGTAAGACAAAATGGGAGCAATAACCTCACAGAAGACCAAATAATCGATTTCATTGCAAAGCAG GTTGCCCCTTACAAGAAGATACGCAAAGTTGTTTTTGTTGATTCAATACCACGGTTGCCATCTGGCAAGTTGCTGAGGCGCGAGCT TCCTAGCCCGTCATGCCATGTCCAAGATTATTTTCTCCGCCTCTGA
- the LOC120688821 gene encoding protein FAR-RED IMPAIRED RESPONSE 1-like translates to MARPRIDRAEADAVLQELRRREEDDCDNFHHYELDAEHRLKNLFWADCDSRLDYFSHGDVVVFDTTYRTNKYAMPFVPFVGLSHHRTPTLFGCGIISDQSLDSYVWLLRTFLLSVAQRRPKSVITDGGDAVVAAVKIVFPDSNHRICSWHVEQAIEEHLHGASTRNEFRSLVCDACSPEAFEERWYGFMAKHRTAGNRRWLDDMYGKRELWAAAFVHDKFFLGMAGDQRTECLATRLHTGLHGGMSLPDLLRHADACAHGMRRARRRGQQSAARWFTPANFYLLREEIKMIDSFEVVEATARGHPTFGKKVYMVVFRQRRGVLFHVECSGYGVGEVIRCSCRKMEREGLPCRHILCAMRHNDSSLIPNCCALRRMRRRGDVKFERLHEMEELGRRVFDLASEDAQEFKEIKEFLEGWLDDRNAVLRGSGAVAVVDSNAADDADSVTPVTKKTKLIEG, encoded by the exons ATGGCGCGGCCGCGGATCGACAGGGCCGAAGCGGACGCCGTCCTGCAGGAACTGCGCCGCCGGGAGGAGGACGACTGCGACAACTTCCACCACTACGAGTTGGACGCCGAGCACCGCCTCAAGAATCTCTTCTGGGCCGACTGCGACTCCCGACTCGACTACTTCTCCCATGGCGACGTCGTCGTCTTCGATACCACGTACCGGACCAACAAGTACGCCATGCCGTTCGTCCCCTTCGTCGGGCTGAGCCACCACCGCACGCCCACGTTGTTCGGCTGCGGCATCATCTCCGACCAGTCCCTCGACTCGTACGTCTGGCTGCTGCGCACCTTCCTGCTGTCCGTCGCCCAGAGGAGGCCCAAGTCGGTGATcaccgacggcggcgacgcggtggTCGCGGCCGTCAAGATCGTGTTCCCGGACTCCAACCACCGGATCTGCTCGTGGCACGTGGAGCAGGCCATCGAggagcacctccacggcgcgtCGACCCGGAACGAGTTCAGGTCCCTGGTGTGCGACGCGTGCTCCCCGGAGGCGTTCGAGGAGCGGTGGTACGGCTTCATGGCGAAGCACCGGACCGCCGGGAACCGGCGCTGGCTGGACGACATGTACGGCAAGAGGGAATTATGGGCCGCCGCGTTCGTCCACGACAAGTTCTTCCTCGGCATGGCGGGCGACCAGAGGACGGAGTGCCTCGCCACGCGCCTGCACACGGGCCTCCACGGGGGCATGTCGCTGCCCGACCTGCTGCGGCACGCCGACGCCTGCGCCCACGGCATGCGCCGCGCTCGACGCCGAGGCCAACAG AGCGCCGCGCGCTGGTTCACGCCGGCCAACTTCTACCTCCTGCGCGAGGAGATCAAGATGATCGACAGCTTCGAGGTCGTGGAGGCGACGGCCAGAGGCCACCCGACGTTCGGGAAGAAGGTCTACATGGTGGTGTTCAGGCAGCGCCGGGGCGTGCTCTTCCACGTGGAGTGCTCCGGCTACGGCGTCGGCGAGGTCATCAGGTGCAGCTGCCGGAAGATGGAGCGCGAGGGCCTCCCATGCCGGCACATCCTGTGCGCGATGCGCCACAACGACTCGTCGCTGATACCGAACTGCTGCGCGCTGCGGCGgatgcggcggcgaggcgacgtcAAGTTCGAGCGGCTCCACGAGATGGAGGAGCTGGGGCGCCGGGTGTTCGACCTGGCCTCGGAGGACGCCCAGGAGTTCAAGGAGATCAAGGAGTTCTTGGAAGGCTGGCTGGATGATAGGAACGCAGTCCTTCGTGgctctggcgccgttgctgtaGTGGACAGCAATGCTGCAGACGACGCGGACAGCGTCACGCCGGTGACAAAGAAGACCAAATTGATCGAGGGCTGA